In a genomic window of Poecilia reticulata strain Guanapo linkage group LG22, Guppy_female_1.0+MT, whole genome shotgun sequence:
- the tpp1 gene encoding tripeptidyl-peptidase 1 has product MNTIFLFFVPLLFSSLASSGFLEYDQNVILPQDWTQAGRVDPSEQLELTFALKQQNVDLLEETLTWVSDPDSPQYGKHLSLQEVSSLVRPSALTQKVVHRWLQTHGISNCRAVHTQDFLQCSTTAEVAEALLPGSRFHRYIRNGHSIVRSSSAYSVHDEVHQHLDFVGGLHRVPPREKDANRKRPRSKAGVHLGVTPAVLRTRYNLTATDVGSAENNSQAVAQFLEQYYHPADLAEFMQMFGGTFQHRSEVDRVVGTQGGGKAGLEASLDVEYIMSTGANISTWVFTNPGRHETQEPFLQWMVLLSNMSDLPWVHTISYGDDEDSLSAAYMTRINTEFMKAGVRGLSLLFASGDSGAGCRHLGKENAFRPSFPASSPYVTTVGGTSFKNPFKVTYEVTDYISGGGFSNVFKMPDYQVSAVEGYLKSVKATLPPQSYFNTSGRAYPDMAALSDNYWVVSNRVPIPWVSGTSASTPVVGGMLSLINGQRLSRGQPALGFLNPRLYKLKGPGLFDVTEGCHLGCLDEKVQGQGFCAAPSWDPVTGWGTPNYPALLAALLSQ; this is encoded by the exons ATTCCTCTTCTTCGTGCCTCTGTTGTTCAGCTCGTTGGCCTCCAGCGGGTTCCTCGAATATGACCAAAATGTCAT actccCACAGGACTGGACCCAAGCAGGTCGGGTGGATCCTTCAGAGCAGCTGGAGTTGACCTTTGCCCTGAAGCAGCAGAACGTCGACCTGCTGGAGGAAACGCTCACGTGGGTGTCGGACCCCGACTCGCCTCAGTACG GAAAACACCTGAGTCTGCAGGAAGTTTCCTCTCTGGTTCGTCCGTCTGCGCTGACCCAGAAGGTGGTGCATCGCTGGCTGCAGACTCACGGGATTTCAAACTGTCGGGCAGTTCACACTCAGGactttttacagtgcagcaCGACTGCAGA GGTTGCAGAGGCTCTTCTTCCAGGAAGTAGATTTCACCGTTACATCAGAAACGGTCACTCCATCGTGAGATCTTCCAGTGCGTATTCAGTCCACGATGAGGTTCACCAACATCTGGattttg TCGGAGGCCTTCATCGTGTCCCTCCTAGAGAGAAAGACGCCAACAGGAAGCGGCCGCGCTCCAAGGCGGGGGTTCACCTCGGCGTGACGCCAGCCGTCCTGAGGACTCGCTACAACCTGACGGCGACTGACGTGGGATCAGCTGAGAACAACAGCCAGGCCGTAGCTCAG TTTCTGGAGCAGTACTACCACCCAGCTGACCTGGCCGAGTTCATGCAGATGTTCGGTGGGACCTTCCAGCATCGCTCCGAGGTGGATCGGGTCGTCGGCACCCAGGGAGGAGGGAAAGCCGGCCTGGAGGCCAGCCTGGACGTGGAGTACATCATGAGCACCGGAGCAAACATCTCCACATGGGTCTTCACCAATCCAG GTCGACATGAGACCCAGGAGCCTTTCCTCCAGTGGATGGTCCTGCTCAGCAACATGTCTGACCTGCCCTGGGTTCACACCATCAGCTACGGCGACGACGAGGACAGCCTGTCCGCCGCCTACATGACGCGCATCAACACGGAGTTCATGAAGGCCGGGGTCAGAGGTCTTTCTCTGCTCTTCGCCTCGG GCGACAGCGGCGCTGGATGCAGACATCTGGGGAAGGAAAACGCCTTCAGGCCCAGTTTTCCTGCCTCCAG CCCCTATGTGACCACAGTTGGAGGAACCTCCTTTAAAAACCCGTTTAAAGTAACTTATGAAGTCACAGATTACATCAGTGGAGGAGGATTCAGCAACGTCTTCAAGATGCCCGACTACCAG GTGAGCGCGGTGGAGGGTTACCTGAAGAGCGTGAAGGCGACTCTTCCTCCTCAGTCGTACTTCAACACGAGCGGCAGGGCCTACCCGGACATGGCCGCCCTGTCTGATAACTACTGGGTGGTCAGCAACAGAGTCCCCATCCCCTGGGTGTCCGGAACCTCG GCATCGACTCCTGTGGTCGGAGGCATGCTGTCCCTCATCAACGGCCAGCGTCTGTCCAGGGGCCAGCCTGCGCTCGGCTTCCTCAACCCGCGTCTCTACAAGCTGAAAGGACCCGGCCTGTTTGAC GTGACTGAAGGGTGTCACCTGGGCTGCCTGGACGAGAAGGTTCAGGGGCAGGGCTTCTGCGCCGCCCCGTCGTGGGACCCCGTCACCGGCTGGGGGACGCCCAACTACCCCGCACTGCTGGCTGCCCTGCTGTCCCAGTGA
- the yy1a gene encoding transcriptional repressor protein YY1a has protein sequence MASGDTLYIETDGSEMPAEIVELHEIEVETIETTVVGEDGEQQPMIALQPLDDPHHLHSHQEVILVQTREEVVGEEDSELHTEDGYEDQILIPVPAVEEDYIEHTLVTVAGRSTSGGRVKKSGSGKKAGKKSYMSGGEMGRKWEQKQVQIKTLEGEFSVTMWASDDKKDIVHEEQIAGENSPPDYSEYMTGKKLPPGGIPGIDLSDPKQLAEFARMKPRKVKEDDAPRTIACPHKGCTKMFRDNSAMRKHLHTHGPRVHVCAECGKAFVESSKLKRHQLVHTGEKPFQCTFEGCGKRFSLDFNLRTHVRIHTGDRPYVCPFDGCNKKFAQSTNLKSHILTHAKAKNNQ, from the exons ATGGCGTCAGGGGACACCCTGTACATCGAAACGGACGGGTCGGAGATGCCAGCAGAAATAGTAGAACTGCATGAAATCGAGGTGGAAACCATCGAGACGACAGTTGTCGGGGAGGACGGCGAACAGCAGCCGATGATCGCCTTACAGCCGCTGGATGATCCGCACCACCTCCACTCGCACCAGGAGGTGATCCTGGTGCAGACCCGAGAGGAGGTGGTCGGAGAGGAGGACTCGGAACTGCACACGGAGGACGGGTACGAGGACCAGATCCTGATCCCCGTGCCCGCCGTTGAGGAGGACTACATCGAGCACACTCTGGTTACTGTAGCCGGGAGAAGCACGTCCGGAGGCCGGGTTAAGAAGAGTGGAAGCGGGAAGAAAGCGGGCAAAAAGAGCTACATGAGCGGTGGAGAGATGGGCCGAAAGTGGGAGCAGAAGCAGGTCCAGATAAAGACTTTGGAGGGGGAGTTTTCTGTTACTATGTGGGCTTCAG ATGACAAGAAGGACATTGTTCACGAGGAGCAGATCGCAGGGGAGAACTCTCCTCCGGATTATTCTGAATATATGACGGGGAAGAAGCTCCCCCCAGGAGGCATCCCGGGCATCGACCTGTCCGACCCCAAGCAGCTGGCAGAGTTTGCACG AATGAAGccaagaaaagtaaaagaagaTGATGCACCCAGGACAATAGCCTGTCCACATAAA GGATGCACCAAGATGTTCAGGGACAACTCGGCGATGAGGAAGCATTTGCACACCCACGGGCCTCGTGTGCACGTCTGCGCAGAATGTGGCAAGGCGTTTGTGGAGAGTTCAAAACTGAAGAGACATCAGTTGgtccacacaggagagaaacctttcCAA TGCACGTTTGAGGGATGCGGCAAGCGCTTCTCTCTGGACTTTAACCTGCGCACTCATGTGCGGATTCACACTGGAGACCGCCCGTACGTCTGCCCCTTCGACGGCTGCAACAAAAAATTTGCCCAGTCGACCAACCTGAAGTCTCACATCCTCACACACGCCAAAGCCAAAAACAACCAGTAA